One Streptomyces drozdowiczii DNA segment encodes these proteins:
- the dxs gene encoding 1-deoxy-D-xylulose-5-phosphate synthase translates to MLTRIGGPRDLDRLTPEQLDQLAEEIRTFLVDAVSKTGGHLGPNLGVVELTIALHRVFDSPKDKVLFDTGHQSYVHKLLTGRQDFSRLKSKGGLSGYPSRAESEHDVIENSHASTVLGWADGLAKANEVRGRDDHVVAVIGDGALTGGMAWEALNNIAAAKDRPLVIVVNDNERSYAPTIGGLANHLATLRTTDGYERFLARGKDLLERTPVVGKPLYETLHGAKKGLKDFIAPQGMFEDLGLKYVGPIDGHDIEALESALQRAKRFGGPVIVHCLTEKGRGYTPALQDEADRFHAVGKIHPDTGLPVATSGLDWTSVFGEEMVKLGHEREDIVAITAAMLQPVGLTGFEKEFPDRIYDVGIAEQHGAVSAAGLATGGLHPVFAVYATFLNRAFDQVLMDVALHKCGVTFVLDRAGITGTDGASHNGMWDMSILQVVPGLRIAAPRDADQVRAQLREAVEVDDAPTVVRFSKGAVGPSVKAVGTVGGMDVLREPGTARPDVLLVSIGALAPMCLEIADLLDAQGISTTVVDPRWVKPVDEALAPLAARHRVVVTVEDNSRVGGVGSAVSQALRDADVDVPLRDFGIPPVFLDHASRKEVMAEIGLTAPDIARQVTGLVAKLDGRYEPGAEDRTVAERVRD, encoded by the coding sequence CTGCTGACCCGCATCGGCGGACCGCGTGACCTCGACCGGCTCACTCCCGAGCAGCTGGACCAGCTCGCCGAGGAGATCCGGACCTTCCTGGTCGACGCGGTCTCCAAGACCGGCGGACACCTCGGACCCAACCTCGGCGTGGTCGAGCTGACCATCGCCCTGCACCGGGTCTTCGACTCGCCGAAGGACAAGGTCCTCTTCGACACCGGCCACCAGAGCTACGTGCACAAGCTCCTCACCGGCCGCCAGGACTTCAGCAGGCTCAAGAGCAAGGGCGGCCTCTCCGGCTACCCCTCGCGCGCCGAGTCCGAGCACGACGTCATCGAGAACTCGCACGCCTCGACCGTCCTCGGCTGGGCCGACGGCCTCGCCAAGGCCAACGAGGTCCGCGGCAGGGACGACCACGTCGTCGCGGTCATCGGCGACGGCGCCCTCACCGGCGGCATGGCCTGGGAGGCGCTGAACAACATCGCCGCCGCCAAGGACCGCCCCCTCGTCATCGTCGTCAACGACAACGAGCGCTCCTACGCGCCCACCATCGGCGGCCTCGCCAACCACCTGGCCACCCTGCGCACCACCGACGGCTACGAACGCTTCCTGGCCCGCGGCAAGGACCTCCTGGAGCGCACCCCCGTCGTCGGCAAGCCGCTCTACGAGACCCTGCACGGCGCCAAGAAGGGCCTGAAGGACTTCATCGCCCCGCAGGGCATGTTCGAGGACCTCGGCCTCAAGTACGTCGGCCCCATCGACGGCCACGACATCGAGGCCCTGGAGTCCGCCCTCCAGCGCGCCAAGCGCTTCGGCGGCCCGGTCATCGTGCACTGCCTCACCGAGAAGGGCCGCGGCTACACCCCCGCCCTCCAGGACGAGGCCGACCGCTTCCACGCCGTCGGCAAGATCCACCCCGACACGGGCCTGCCCGTCGCCACCTCCGGCCTCGACTGGACCTCGGTGTTCGGCGAGGAGATGGTCAAGCTCGGCCACGAGCGCGAGGACATCGTCGCGATCACCGCGGCCATGCTCCAGCCGGTCGGCCTGACCGGCTTCGAGAAGGAGTTCCCGGACCGGATCTACGACGTCGGCATCGCCGAGCAGCACGGCGCGGTCTCCGCGGCCGGCCTCGCCACCGGCGGCCTCCACCCGGTCTTCGCGGTGTACGCCACCTTCCTCAACCGCGCCTTCGACCAGGTCCTGATGGACGTCGCCCTGCACAAGTGCGGGGTCACCTTCGTCCTGGACCGGGCCGGGATCACCGGCACCGACGGCGCCTCGCACAACGGCATGTGGGACATGTCGATCCTCCAGGTCGTGCCCGGCCTGCGGATCGCCGCCCCGCGCGACGCCGACCAGGTCCGCGCCCAGCTGCGCGAGGCCGTCGAGGTGGACGACGCACCCACGGTCGTCCGCTTCTCCAAGGGCGCGGTCGGCCCCTCGGTCAAGGCAGTCGGCACGGTGGGCGGCATGGACGTGCTCCGCGAGCCCGGCACCGCCCGGCCCGACGTGCTCCTCGTCTCCATCGGCGCGCTGGCCCCGATGTGCCTGGAGATCGCCGACCTGCTCGACGCCCAGGGCATCTCCACGACCGTCGTGGACCCCCGCTGGGTCAAGCCCGTGGACGAGGCCCTGGCCCCGCTCGCCGCGCGCCACCGGGTCGTCGTCACCGTCGAGGACAACAGCAGGGTCGGCGGCGTCGGTTCCGCGGTCTCCCAGGCGCTGCGCGACGCGGACGTGGACGTACCGCTGCGCGACTTCGGCATCCCGCCGGTCTTCCTCGACCACGCCTCCCGCAAGGAGGTCATGGCCGAGATCGGGCTGACCGCCCCGGACATCGCCCGCCAGGTCACCGGCCTGGTCGCCAAGCTGGACGGGCGCTACGAGCCGGGCGCGGAGGACCGCACCGTCGCGGAGCGCGTCCGGGACTGA
- a CDS encoding amino acid permease, with product MARTTSAWRYAGEHAAGPAPSGNGLFRTKTVEQSIRDTEEPEHALKKSLSALDLTVFGVGVVIGTGIFVLTGKVAKETAGPATALAFVVAGVVCALAALCYAEFASTVPVAGSAYTFSYASLGELVAWIIGWDLVLEFALGTAVVAVGWSGYVRSLLDNAGWHLPDVLAGPDVADGFGFDILAFALVLVLTVILVLGMKLSARVTTVVVAVKIAVVLIVIIAGLFFIDTGNYSPFIPPAEPQPSGSGFDAPLVQLIFGYAPTNFGVMGIFTAASIVFFAFIGFDVVATAAEETKLPQRDMPRGILASLLICTVLYVAVSIVVTGMQHYTELSVSAPLADAFKAVGHPFYAGVISFGAAVGLTTVCMILLLGQTRVFFAMSRDGLLPRFFSKTHPRFHTPYRPTILLGVIIAVVAGVTSINELATLVNIGTLFAFVVVALGVIVLRRTRPDLHRAFRTPWVPLVPIASVAASVWLMLNLPAETWLRFAVWMVIGVVIYFAYGRSHSRVNRERA from the coding sequence ATGGCACGCACGACGAGTGCGTGGAGGTACGCCGGTGAGCACGCAGCAGGACCTGCCCCGAGCGGGAACGGGCTGTTCAGGACCAAGACGGTCGAGCAGTCCATCCGCGACACCGAGGAGCCGGAGCACGCCCTCAAGAAGTCACTCTCCGCCCTCGACCTCACGGTCTTCGGGGTCGGCGTCGTCATCGGCACCGGCATCTTCGTCCTCACCGGCAAGGTCGCCAAGGAGACGGCGGGCCCGGCCACCGCCCTCGCCTTCGTCGTCGCGGGCGTCGTCTGCGCGCTGGCGGCCCTGTGCTACGCGGAGTTCGCGTCCACCGTGCCGGTCGCGGGGTCCGCGTACACCTTCTCGTACGCCTCGCTCGGCGAACTGGTCGCCTGGATCATCGGCTGGGACCTGGTGCTGGAGTTCGCGCTCGGCACGGCGGTGGTCGCGGTCGGCTGGTCCGGTTACGTCCGCTCGCTGCTCGACAACGCGGGCTGGCACCTGCCGGACGTGCTGGCCGGGCCGGACGTGGCGGACGGCTTCGGCTTCGACATCCTGGCGTTCGCCCTGGTGCTCGTCCTGACCGTGATCCTGGTGCTGGGCATGAAGCTCTCCGCCCGGGTCACCACGGTGGTGGTCGCCGTCAAGATCGCGGTCGTCCTGATCGTCATCATCGCGGGCCTGTTCTTCATCGACACCGGCAACTACTCGCCGTTCATCCCCCCGGCCGAGCCGCAGCCCTCCGGGTCCGGGTTCGACGCCCCGCTGGTCCAGCTGATCTTCGGCTACGCCCCGACGAACTTCGGCGTCATGGGCATCTTCACCGCCGCCTCCATCGTCTTCTTCGCCTTCATCGGCTTCGACGTCGTCGCCACGGCCGCGGAGGAGACGAAGCTGCCGCAGCGCGACATGCCGCGCGGCATCCTGGCCTCGCTCCTCATCTGCACCGTGCTCTACGTCGCCGTGTCGATCGTCGTCACCGGCATGCAGCACTACACCGAACTCTCCGTCAGCGCCCCGCTCGCCGACGCCTTCAAGGCCGTCGGGCACCCCTTCTACGCGGGTGTCATCAGCTTCGGCGCGGCCGTCGGCCTCACCACGGTCTGCATGATCCTGCTGCTCGGCCAGACCCGGGTGTTCTTCGCGATGAGCCGCGACGGCCTGCTGCCGAGGTTCTTCTCCAAGACGCACCCGCGCTTCCACACCCCGTACCGGCCGACCATCCTGCTCGGTGTGATCATCGCCGTCGTCGCCGGGGTGACCAGCATCAACGAGCTCGCCACGCTGGTGAACATCGGCACCCTCTTCGCCTTCGTGGTCGTCGCCCTCGGCGTCATCGTGCTGCGCCGCACCCGCCCGGACCTGCACCGCGCCTTCCGCACGCCGTGGGTGCCGCTGGTCCCGATCGCGTCGGTGGCCGCCTCCGTCTGGCTGATGCTCAACCTGCCGGCCGAGACCTGGCTGCGGTTCGCGGTCTGGATGGTCATCGGGGTCGTCATCTACTTCGCGTACGGCCGCTCGCACAGCCGGGTCAACCGCGAACGGGCCTGA
- a CDS encoding CDP-alcohol phosphatidyltransferase family protein produces MGKLSLRAVQKLTCKKRDAWWTVLLVDPVATRMLIGMAKFRFITPNRVTWSALFVGLGSAYFFLKGDTPSLVIGAALYHLSFILDCIDGKLARLKGNGTVFGGWLDYVFDRIRVLFCALALMGGQYLRTHNELYLLAALAVVFLDMLRYVDALQIYKMRMSMRMKIEKVTLERKALEDEQARREAAETADQPKVVFIEDLLRENPGVEAEVLKQQAGEVVDLHAQFRNRFPWYTRFRQALLRSRIRPHLISGIEFQMFIFIVAPLIGQILWTTAISAAALGLFELVIMYKFWLSTRDFTRLMDELATEPSQAGVIAEHLHRGRHRRGGDAADEQAQALTEKFPLPEQDDDLGFQPYPRPYTPHPSDIETQQLRALPYWAESEGSVR; encoded by the coding sequence ATGGGGAAGCTGTCGCTGCGCGCCGTTCAGAAGCTGACATGCAAGAAGCGCGATGCATGGTGGACCGTCCTGCTGGTCGACCCCGTCGCCACGCGCATGCTGATCGGGATGGCCAAGTTCAGATTCATCACCCCGAACCGCGTCACCTGGTCCGCTCTCTTCGTCGGCCTCGGCTCCGCGTACTTCTTCCTCAAGGGCGACACCCCCTCGCTCGTCATCGGGGCGGCCCTCTACCACCTGAGCTTCATCCTCGACTGCATCGACGGCAAACTCGCCCGCCTCAAGGGCAACGGCACCGTCTTCGGCGGCTGGCTCGACTACGTCTTCGACCGCATCCGGGTCCTCTTCTGCGCGCTCGCCCTGATGGGCGGCCAGTACCTGCGCACCCACAACGAGCTCTACCTGCTCGCCGCCCTGGCCGTCGTCTTCCTCGACATGCTCCGGTACGTCGACGCCCTGCAGATCTACAAGATGCGCATGTCCATGCGCATGAAGATCGAGAAGGTCACGCTGGAGCGCAAGGCGCTGGAGGACGAGCAGGCCCGGCGGGAGGCGGCCGAGACGGCCGACCAGCCCAAGGTGGTCTTCATCGAGGACCTGCTCCGGGAGAACCCGGGCGTCGAGGCCGAGGTCCTCAAGCAGCAGGCCGGTGAGGTGGTCGACCTGCACGCCCAGTTCCGCAACCGCTTCCCCTGGTACACGCGGTTCCGCCAGGCCCTGCTGCGCAGCCGCATCCGGCCGCACCTGATCAGCGGCATCGAGTTCCAGATGTTCATCTTCATCGTGGCGCCGCTGATCGGCCAGATCCTCTGGACGACCGCGATATCCGCCGCCGCGCTCGGCCTGTTCGAGCTCGTGATCATGTACAAGTTCTGGCTGTCCACCCGTGACTTCACGCGGCTCATGGACGAGCTCGCCACCGAGCCCTCGCAGGCCGGCGTCATCGCCGAGCACCTGCACCGCGGACGCCACCGCAGGGGCGGGGACGCCGCCGACGAGCAGGCCCAGGCCCTCACCGAGAAGTTCCCCCTGCCCGAGCAGGACGACGACCTCGGCTTCCAGCCGTACCCCCGGCCCTACACACCGCACCCGTCCGACATCGAGACGCAGCAGCTCCGCGCGCTGCCCTACTGGGCCGAGAGCGAGGGGTCCGTCCGATGA
- a CDS encoding LCP family protein, with the protein MSQDDTAPGQGSSPETPRRRGRKRVRTRGQRIRRVILVSALVLVVAAGGTAWWFWSHLNGNIKGVDINKALGEDRPEKLPTSGQNLLVLGSDSRAGAENKKLGGAVGVSGARSDTALVVHIPEGRDKAVAVSIPRDTLVTRPDCTKGDGSTVAGKDRVMFNSVYSQVGPACVVKTVEKMSGVRIDHYLEINFAGFKGLVDAIGGVNIDVKEPIHDKKTGLNVDAGPHKFDGTESLKFVRTRYSLSDGTDLSRIGLQQQFLMALLKEVKSQDLLGSPTSAYKIANSATAALTTDDELASLTSLAKFARSMNGVDPDTMETVMLPVEYDKIDHNRVVAVKSRADALWKAIREDTPIPESAKKSPALGQG; encoded by the coding sequence ATGAGCCAAGACGACACCGCCCCCGGCCAGGGGAGCTCCCCGGAGACCCCCCGCCGCCGCGGGCGCAAGCGTGTCCGGACGCGGGGCCAGCGCATACGACGGGTGATCCTGGTCTCGGCCCTGGTGCTCGTCGTCGCCGCAGGCGGTACCGCGTGGTGGTTCTGGAGCCACCTCAACGGCAACATCAAGGGCGTCGACATCAACAAGGCGCTCGGTGAGGACCGGCCCGAGAAGCTGCCCACCAGCGGGCAGAACCTGCTGGTCCTGGGGTCCGACTCGCGGGCCGGTGCGGAGAACAAGAAGCTGGGCGGCGCGGTCGGAGTCAGCGGGGCGCGGTCCGACACGGCGCTCGTCGTGCACATTCCGGAGGGCCGGGACAAGGCCGTCGCCGTGTCCATCCCGCGCGACACCCTGGTGACCCGGCCCGACTGCACCAAGGGCGACGGATCCACGGTGGCGGGCAAGGACCGTGTGATGTTCAACTCGGTCTACTCGCAGGTCGGTCCGGCCTGTGTGGTCAAGACCGTCGAGAAGATGTCCGGGGTGCGCATCGACCACTACCTGGAGATCAACTTCGCCGGGTTCAAGGGGCTCGTGGACGCCATCGGCGGCGTGAACATCGACGTCAAGGAGCCCATCCACGACAAGAAGACCGGGCTGAACGTCGACGCCGGACCGCACAAGTTCGACGGCACCGAGTCCCTGAAGTTCGTCCGTACCCGGTACAGCCTCAGCGACGGCACCGACCTCAGCCGCATCGGCCTCCAGCAGCAGTTCCTGATGGCGCTGCTCAAGGAGGTCAAGAGCCAGGACCTGCTCGGCAGCCCGACGAGCGCCTACAAGATCGCCAACTCCGCGACGGCGGCCCTGACCACCGACGACGAGCTGGCCTCGCTCACCTCGCTCGCGAAGTTCGCCCGGTCCATGAACGGGGTCGACCCGGACACGATGGAGACGGTCATGCTCCCCGTCGAGTACGACAAGATCGACCACAACCGCGTCGTGGCCGTGAAGTCGCGGGCGGACGCGCTGTGGAAGGCGATCCGCGAGGACACCCCGATCCCCGAGTCCGCCAAGAAGTCCCCGGCGCTCGGCCAGGGCTGA
- a CDS encoding bifunctional glycosyltransferase/CDP-glycerol:glycerophosphate glycerophosphotransferase: MTSPADPSLYTVTIVVPAYNASATLGRALQSALAQTHRAVEVIVVDDASADGTLQVAREFAAGDRRVRIVERPQNSGGVGAPRNNGIMAATGQYVMFLDADDELPLKACETLVASAVATGADITAGRALRVNLAKDEITIWQPQLYGTDRAVDGGLRAMPDLLQDPIAAAKLYRLDFLLNHGIRFPEELFFEDTYFSTVAWYSARSVTLLAAPVYRWIWERETDTPSITNRRGELRSIRDRVLVHQYADAFLIQQGEQELLAHKAAKFLSHDLRLYTPELRTGDAEFRAGFAGFVAPYLRTLPSEVYDLCGPLERVRAFCLMHGRVDLALSVSDYAQRRSVLSSDLVRRDDKVYWSAALLGRPDAERFLDVTDLDLTGNSLSDSRLFNQATLVEIRDSTLHVTGYIRNQFARVGPKDKLELTAVLRRRSTKADHSFEVTGVDVDEEFIRYHTTVDLAATLGAADRAGNWNLFVQLRHGGERATTTVAVTGLDIARERYHGPRGTYEIYETVSGNLALRPETTEQQTVDRPRGTPWLWWQNSPAAEPATVPESYEAAVVVHCHNDEYHLYEFLSSLLAQREFAAVQVILVDDGSTDATSEQLAQFAAYHGNVEVVPQIRLGARSSYDNGLRYVHAPYVMFTSAQDILGENCLGRLVAAARRCDADVVVGDQDNFPGPRSSADAPWKRYFGADAPRVERLHKAPYLIFSAELGTKLFRTSLLRRYALRTGHGPGYEGAWLTVPALLHAGTVTTAPTATSFARDPERRDSLFDLAWNDPVKTQELIRLCRHVIRLAERLDDRAGRLAMRFVVRSMQPHLRNIHRIMSRAEIAGIFPALVDVYRPIPDDLILQYAGVPMSRLQHHAVRTGNFELFCDPHTKPAYLPRLFVDDDGLHRRLDADRTPTALLRVDRQKAVLETFVPDGDHLHFEGLLVLSGVDIAQLFGNRLELVLGDGHRETALPIEQVYRRDRWRARKEQDWYAGWRATARPGDLASLSNKNLTLRVRVHDAERSHDIAVEARQMLHRFKGVHRSGRSRVRLSIAADESVTLRRITGPLRKAGHRLRRLREEVRNSLPGRSGWRTRLLYWLTYPRLHRKNIWIIGEREDTAQDNSYHLFKWIRENEPKRKVFYAINGDAEDRAKVDHLGQVVDRLSWKYRAYLLHASRLINAYDLEAYLGFPGLSKRAFLRGYGDLLRYKRVFLQHGVVYNDVVQSIHAQVTNVDMVLTTGRSERAYYAEHCGYGYDRVAATGLPRYDALKPIDGPRKVLVMPTWRRDIVAPSYNKAAKPEIPFAASEYYRFFSALLRDERLLKALQYYGVELEFMPHYEIRPYLKHFRIDHPSITVSSTGRDVQLAMRECAMLVTDYSSVFFDVAYMGKPIVYTNFDDEAFYSKHYKRGYFDLARDGFGPACGTVDHAVDEIIASIARGFEVEPEYRRRAEEFFVLRDTNNCRRAFDVIDTMNATAGGDPGRMSVPLVMGRPGEQERERA; encoded by the coding sequence ATGACCTCGCCCGCCGACCCCTCGCTGTACACCGTGACGATCGTGGTGCCCGCCTACAACGCGAGCGCCACCCTCGGCCGGGCCCTCCAGTCCGCACTGGCCCAGACGCACCGCGCCGTCGAGGTGATCGTCGTGGACGACGCGTCGGCCGACGGGACCCTCCAGGTGGCACGCGAGTTCGCGGCCGGCGACCGCCGCGTCCGGATCGTCGAACGCCCGCAGAACAGCGGCGGCGTGGGCGCGCCCCGCAACAACGGCATCATGGCCGCGACCGGCCAGTACGTGATGTTCCTCGACGCCGACGACGAACTGCCCCTCAAGGCGTGCGAGACCCTGGTGGCCTCCGCGGTCGCCACCGGCGCGGACATCACCGCCGGGCGCGCGCTCCGGGTGAACCTCGCCAAGGACGAGATCACCATCTGGCAGCCCCAGCTCTACGGGACCGACCGCGCGGTCGACGGCGGCCTGCGCGCCATGCCCGACCTGCTGCAGGACCCGATCGCGGCGGCCAAGCTGTACCGGCTGGACTTCCTGCTCAACCATGGCATCCGCTTCCCCGAGGAACTCTTCTTCGAGGACACGTACTTCTCGACCGTCGCCTGGTACTCCGCGCGTTCCGTCACCCTGCTCGCCGCCCCCGTCTACCGGTGGATCTGGGAGCGCGAGACCGACACCCCCTCCATCACCAACCGGCGCGGGGAGCTGCGCAGCATCCGGGACCGGGTCCTGGTGCACCAGTACGCGGACGCCTTCCTCATCCAGCAGGGCGAGCAGGAGCTGCTCGCCCACAAGGCCGCCAAGTTCCTCTCGCACGACCTGCGGCTGTACACCCCCGAGCTGCGCACGGGCGACGCGGAGTTCCGGGCAGGATTCGCCGGCTTCGTGGCCCCGTACCTCCGCACGCTGCCGTCCGAGGTCTACGACCTGTGCGGGCCCCTGGAGCGCGTACGGGCGTTCTGCCTGATGCACGGCCGGGTGGACCTGGCGCTCAGCGTCTCGGACTACGCCCAGCGCCGCAGCGTGCTCAGCTCCGACCTGGTGCGCCGGGACGACAAGGTCTACTGGTCCGCCGCGCTGCTCGGCCGGCCGGACGCCGAACGCTTCCTGGACGTCACCGACCTCGACCTGACCGGCAACAGCCTCTCCGACTCCCGGCTGTTCAACCAGGCCACCCTCGTGGAGATCCGGGACAGCACCCTCCACGTCACCGGCTACATCCGCAACCAGTTCGCCAGGGTCGGACCGAAGGACAAGCTGGAGCTCACCGCGGTGCTCCGCCGCCGCAGCACCAAGGCCGACCACTCCTTCGAGGTGACCGGCGTGGACGTGGACGAGGAGTTCATCCGCTACCACACGACGGTGGACCTGGCCGCCACCCTGGGCGCGGCCGACCGGGCGGGCAACTGGAACCTCTTCGTACAGCTGCGGCACGGCGGGGAGCGGGCCACCACCACCGTCGCGGTCACGGGCCTCGACATCGCGCGCGAGCGCTACCACGGGCCCCGGGGCACGTACGAGATCTACGAGACGGTCAGCGGCAATCTCGCGCTGCGCCCGGAGACGACCGAGCAGCAGACCGTCGACCGCCCGCGCGGCACCCCCTGGCTGTGGTGGCAGAACAGCCCGGCCGCGGAACCGGCGACCGTCCCGGAGTCGTACGAGGCCGCAGTCGTGGTGCACTGCCACAACGACGAGTACCACCTCTACGAGTTCCTCAGCTCCCTGCTCGCCCAGCGCGAGTTCGCCGCGGTCCAGGTGATCCTCGTCGACGACGGCTCCACCGACGCCACCTCGGAGCAGCTGGCCCAGTTCGCCGCGTACCACGGCAACGTCGAGGTCGTCCCGCAGATCAGGCTCGGCGCGCGCTCCAGCTACGACAACGGCCTGCGCTACGTGCACGCGCCGTACGTCATGTTCACCAGCGCCCAGGACATCCTCGGCGAGAACTGCCTGGGCCGGCTGGTGGCCGCCGCCCGCCGGTGCGACGCCGACGTGGTGGTCGGTGACCAGGACAACTTCCCCGGGCCGCGCAGCAGCGCGGACGCGCCCTGGAAGCGCTACTTCGGAGCCGACGCGCCCCGCGTCGAACGGCTGCACAAGGCGCCCTACCTGATCTTCTCCGCCGAGCTGGGCACCAAGCTGTTCCGGACCTCCCTGCTGCGCCGGTACGCCCTGCGCACGGGCCACGGCCCCGGCTACGAGGGCGCCTGGCTCACCGTGCCCGCCCTCCTGCACGCCGGTACGGTCACCACCGCACCCACCGCCACCTCGTTCGCCCGCGACCCCGAGCGACGGGACTCGCTCTTCGACCTGGCCTGGAACGACCCCGTCAAGACCCAGGAACTCATCCGCCTCTGCCGCCACGTCATCCGGCTCGCGGAGCGGCTGGACGACCGGGCCGGACGGCTGGCCATGCGCTTCGTGGTCCGCTCCATGCAGCCGCACCTGCGCAACATCCACCGGATCATGAGCCGGGCGGAGATCGCCGGGATCTTCCCCGCCCTGGTCGATGTCTACCGGCCGATACCCGACGATCTGATCCTCCAGTACGCGGGCGTGCCGATGTCGCGCCTCCAGCACCACGCCGTGCGCACCGGCAACTTCGAGCTGTTCTGCGACCCGCACACCAAGCCCGCCTACCTGCCCCGGCTGTTCGTCGACGACGACGGGCTGCACCGCCGCCTCGACGCGGACCGCACGCCGACCGCGCTGCTGCGGGTGGACCGGCAGAAGGCCGTCCTGGAGACCTTCGTCCCCGACGGCGACCACCTGCACTTCGAGGGGCTGCTCGTCCTCTCCGGAGTCGACATCGCCCAGTTGTTCGGCAACCGCCTGGAACTCGTCCTCGGCGACGGCCACCGGGAGACCGCCCTGCCCATCGAGCAGGTCTACCGCCGCGACCGTTGGCGCGCCCGCAAGGAACAGGACTGGTACGCGGGCTGGCGGGCCACCGCCCGCCCCGGCGACCTCGCCTCGCTCTCCAACAAGAATCTGACCCTCCGGGTCCGTGTCCACGACGCGGAGCGCAGCCACGACATCGCCGTCGAGGCCCGCCAGATGCTGCACCGCTTCAAGGGCGTGCACCGGTCCGGCCGGTCGCGGGTCCGGCTGAGCATCGCCGCCGACGAGTCCGTGACCCTGCGCCGGATCACCGGCCCGCTCCGCAAGGCGGGCCACCGGCTCCGCCGCCTGCGCGAGGAGGTGCGCAACTCGCTGCCCGGCCGGTCCGGCTGGCGTACCCGGCTGCTGTACTGGCTGACGTATCCGCGACTGCACCGCAAGAACATCTGGATCATCGGCGAGCGCGAGGACACGGCCCAGGACAACTCGTACCACCTGTTCAAGTGGATCAGGGAGAACGAGCCGAAGCGCAAGGTCTTCTACGCGATCAACGGCGACGCCGAGGACCGCGCGAAGGTCGACCACCTCGGCCAGGTGGTCGACCGCCTCTCCTGGAAGTACCGCGCCTACCTGCTCCACGCCAGCAGGCTGATCAACGCCTACGACCTGGAGGCGTACCTCGGCTTCCCGGGCCTCTCGAAGCGGGCCTTCCTGCGGGGCTACGGCGACCTGCTGCGCTACAAGCGCGTCTTCCTCCAGCACGGCGTCGTCTACAACGACGTCGTGCAGTCCATCCACGCCCAGGTCACCAACGTGGACATGGTCCTCACCACGGGCCGCAGCGAACGCGCCTACTACGCCGAGCACTGCGGGTACGGCTACGACCGCGTGGCCGCCACCGGACTGCCGCGCTACGACGCGCTCAAGCCGATCGACGGCCCGCGCAAGGTCCTGGTCATGCCCACCTGGCGCCGCGACATCGTGGCCCCGTCGTACAACAAGGCGGCCAAGCCCGAGATACCGTTCGCCGCGTCCGAGTACTACCGCTTCTTCTCCGCGCTGCTCCGGGACGAGAGGCTGCTCAAGGCCCTCCAGTACTACGGCGTGGAGCTTGAGTTCATGCCGCACTACGAGATCCGCCCGTACCTGAAGCACTTCCGGATCGACCACCCGTCGATCACCGTCTCCTCGACGGGCCGGGACGTGCAGCTGGCCATGCGCGAGTGCGCCATGCTCGTCACCGACTACTCGTCGGTGTTCTTCGACGTCGCGTACATGGGCAAGCCGATCGTCTACACGAACTTCGACGACGAGGCGTTCTACAGCAAGCACTACAAGCGGGGCTACTTCGACCTGGCCCGCGACGGCTTCGGCCCCGCCTGCGGGACCGTGGACCACGCGGTGGACGAGATCATCGCCTCCATCGCCCGCGGTTTCGAGGTCGAGCCCGAGTACCGCCGCCGCGCCGAGGAGTTCTTCGTGCTGCGGGACACCAACAACTGCCGGCGGGCCTTCGACGTCATCGACACGATGAACGCCACCGCGGGCGGCGACCCGGGCCGGATGTCGGTGCCGCTCGTGATGGGGCGGCCGGGGGAGCAGGAGCGCGAGCGCGCGTGA
- a CDS encoding NTP pyrophosphohydrolase: protein MSNPLPLVIVDAANVVGSVPDGWWRDRRGAAEQLRDALVPYASDGLPGTPGPVELVLVVEGRARDVAPVPGVRVEAAPGSGDDLIAELAAEAAPRPCVVVTADRELRRRVEAHGARCVGPRTVRPGA from the coding sequence ATGTCGAATCCGCTGCCCCTGGTGATCGTCGACGCCGCCAATGTCGTCGGATCCGTCCCGGACGGCTGGTGGCGCGACCGGCGGGGCGCGGCCGAGCAGCTGCGCGACGCGCTGGTGCCCTACGCCTCCGACGGCCTGCCCGGTACGCCCGGCCCCGTCGAGCTGGTGCTGGTGGTGGAGGGGCGGGCCCGGGACGTCGCGCCCGTTCCCGGGGTGCGGGTGGAGGCGGCCCCGGGCAGCGGTGACGACCTGATCGCGGAGCTTGCCGCGGAGGCCGCGCCGCGCCCCTGCGTCGTCGTCACCGCGGACCGGGAGCTGCGCCGGCGGGTCGAGGCGCACGGGGCGCGGTGCGTGGGGCCGCGTACGGTGCGGCCGGGGGCCTGA